The genomic segment AAAGGCCTTATACTCTTCATAATTGTTAATTATTGTCATATTGTATGTCTTTATCAATTTTCTGCTGGAAATTGCTTCCGGGCAATTTGATCGAGTGTCAAATTTTAGCCAAAGATAACCATTGTCAGGAGTAATCCAAGTATCCCTTTTTGTACCTGTCCGAAGACCCCTGATTCGGTATCATATTGATTGGCAGGTCCTGTCAGGGAAGTATGCCATATGTTTTTTCCACATATGATTTAAAATTATTCAATATGGCCCGCCAGCCCTCACGCTGCATTTCAATAGGATTCTCAGACTCTGCATCAAAAATTATGCTGACATCTGTAGAGGATTTTTTGGAATCAAAATGAATTTCGACATGACGACCGTCGGCCATGTCATAGGCAATCCGTTTAAAAGGATCAAGTGCTGTATATGTCCCCACGAAATCAAAACCAGCAGATCCATCTTTAGCCTCCATGTGGTTTTTAAATTTACCCCCTATACGGAGATCGTTGGTCGAACTTGTACAATGCCAGTCCTCAGCAGCATGATTCCATTGCATAATGTCCTCCGCAGAAGTGTATGCATTCCATATGGTCTCCACACGCACGTTAATCGATGTTTGTATGTTTATTTTTTCCATGCTTATGTCGATTGTTTTCTGATGTAATCTCTTGTTATCTCTAATAACAGGTTTTTTGGCTATTTGTTATATCGGATCGAAGATAATTATGCCCACTGCTCGAAAAGTAAGCACGACACAGCTCGTTCAGGAACAGCGCGTATTTGTGTAATGCTTTTGTAATTTCGATAAAGAAATTTAAGCAGTTTTTGCTAACTTTATGAATCTGAATACTTAAACCCATTATACGATGTCTATCAGGTTGTTTTTTATCCTCTTTTTACTGATTTCGCAAGGCTGTGCTCTTGCTCAGAACTATCAGACAATAGAAAATATCAGCTATTGTAAAAATGCTGATACGGATGCTTATAAAAAGGAGCGGTGTAAGCTTGATCTATATATCCCTAAGGGAAAAAAAGGGTTTTCAACAATTGTATGGTTCCATGGCGGGGGGCTGGAAGAGGGCAATAAGTTTATCCCGCTTGAATTAAAGGAAAAGGGCGTAGCTGTTGTGGCGGTCAATTATAGGCTAAGTCCCCGAGCCAAGGCGCCAAGCTATATAGAAGATGCAGCAGAAGCTGTTGCATGGACCTTTTCTCATATATCTTCTTATGGGGGTGATCCCGGTAAGATCTATATTTCGGGTCATTCGGCTGGTGGTTATCTGGCGTTGATGGTTGGTTTGGATAGCAGCTACTTGCAACCTTATGGAATCGCTAATAGCCGTATAAAAGGACTGGCACCTATCAGCGGACAGACGAATACACATTATACCATTAAGAAAGAGCGAGGACAGTCGATGGTCATACCTCAGATCGACGAATATGCGCCGATATCTCATGCGCGGAAGAATGCGCCACCCATTTTACTGATTACTGGTGATGAACGGCTGGAACTACCGGCACGATATGAAGAAAACGCCCATTTGGCAGCGATCTTAAAACAGACGGGGCATACGAACACAGTGTTGTATAAGTTGCAGGGCTTTGATCATGGCGGCGTTTATGCACCCGGCTGCCTGTTGATGCTCAAATGGATCAAAGAGCAGGAAAAATAGGAATGGAAATTCTATAAAAAAAATAAAAAATATTATAACAATAAACTGAAAAATAGTAACGACCTTTATTATGTAAAAACATCACGAATACTGTTGTTGTAGTGATAGACTGTAATAAGTTCGTTTTTTTGTATGTGGACAAAAGGCAATATTGTTTTAATTCTGTGTATCGTGGCGCTATTTTTAGTGCCGGGCCGGACATTTGCCTGCCACGGAAATTCTGAAAAACCCCAGGTAGAAAAATCCTGCTGCGCAGAAAACGAACAGAACACAAGTGATACCGCAGCAGAAAGCTGTTGCAAAGAAGAAAAGTCGGATCCTAAAAAACCCGGTGGCCAGCCTTCGAAATCTGATCAGCACGATTCAGACTGTAACAAGCAGTGCAATGAGAAAACCTGCCGCACTGCGCTGCAGTATAATCCTATTATTTCCCCTCACGAGGAGGGACTTTCAGCACCCATCACAATAGATGGTCTGCAATCCTATGGATTGTATAAGCCTCCTTTTTGTCCGGACGCTTATTTCTCTATCTGGCAACCGCCCAAGCTTGCCTAGAGATTGGCGATAGCCGGTGCTATCTCTTTTCGGAACCTTTGTTCCGATCCACAATTTGTATAAATATAGGAATTCACCTGGATGACATCCGCTATTATGTTCTAGTTGGCGGTGACAGCCTGTGGCATTTCCTTCTGTATTTACTTAATTTCAATAAAATATATCATGAAATCAATATCATTTATCGGTTTAGTCATACTGGGTGTATTATCCGATACGTATACACAAGCACAGATTAAGCATGCAAAGACAGAAACAGTAAAGATATCTGGAAACAGCCCGTCGGTAAAGACCGTTATAGAACGGGAGGGCGGGGAAAGAAAAATAGCAAAAGTCGACTGGAACCAAGCTACAAAAATGGCTACCATTACGTATGATGCTTCAAAAACAGATGCCGATGATGTGCTCAAACGCATTGCGCTCGCGGGTTTCGATAACGAGCGATTTTTAGCGCCAGATGACGCGTACGCCAATTTACCTGAAGAAGAACAATATCTCCGCGTATTCAAACCGGCATCCACCCAACATGGTCAACATTCGGGACATAGTATGCAATCAACGGCAAGCCATTCTGGCCATGCTGAAAAGACGGAAGCAGTCTTCACTGTAGTCCAGCGTACGACAATGTCCCAACTGGCTAGTCACTACTTTGCCCTAAAAGATGGTCTGGTAAAGACTGATGCACAAACAGCAGCCGCTCAGGCCTTGAACCTGCAGCAAGCAGTCAAAGCTGTCGACATGAACAAGCTCTCTCGAGAGGAGCACACCGTCTGGATGAAGGTGATGAACAGTCTGGCAGCTGATGCGGCTGCCATTGCAAAGACAAAAGATGTCGCCAAGCAACGCATGGCTTTTGCTACCCTGTCCCAGGCGATGTATCAGCTGCTGAAAGTAAGCCATCTTCAGGCTCCTGTTTATTATCAGCATTGCCCCATGTTTAACGACGGAAAAGGGGGGAACTGGTTGACTAAGGAAAAGGCCGTGAAAAATCCATTCTTTGGATCGCAGATGATGAGTTGTGGAAGCACAGTAGAGACACTTAATTAGTGGCGACTGATGAATTATTTAATGCTTATCCTTACGGTGCTGGTCGCTTCATTAATGGCCTGCACCCGTTCTCAGCATAACCCTCAGCTACCGAAAGCGGACAATAGCGAAGACGTTGCGGCCATGAACACTATCCAGCCTGCTCAGTATAGAAAAGGCGATCTTGTTCCTGCTGCCGAGGTCTGTATGGTTAATGATGCCTTTATGGCAAAGAAACAACTGCTGGTAGAACACAATGGTAAAATGTACTACGGTTGTTGTCAAATGTGCAAAGATAGGATCCCCAGGGAGCAGGCCGTACGCATAGCTACAGACCCTTTCTCCGGAAAAACCGTTGATAAAGCAGAAGCTATTATCGCTATTACAGGTGACCGGGGGGAAGTATCCTATTTTGAGAACGAAGCAAATTATAGGAGTTATTTTAAACATACAAACTGATTAAAACAGTCTACTTATATAAGTGTTTATTTTTAAATCGCTGCGTTTCAAACAGCTGTTTTAGCAGTAAGAAAAGATAAGATGAGTAAAAGAAACAATCTATTAATCCTGGTTTTTCTGTTTGCCTTGCAGATGACCGCCTTGGCTCAGAAAATGGTGCGGCATGAGCTTTATGTGCGTGATACCATTGTCAACTATGCCGGGAAAGCAAAACGTGCTATTGCGGTCAATGGGCAGATTCCAATGCCTACGTTGACGTTTACGGAAGGTGACACAGCCGAAATCGTGGTCCACAACGAACTGAAAGAGAGTACTTCTTTACACTGGCACGGTATCTTTTTGCCAAATAAGGAGGATGGTGTGCCACATCTGACGCAGGAGCCGATAAAACCACAATCGACGTACACGTACAGGTTCCCTGTGATCCAGCATGGGACGCATTGGTACCATTCACATTCCGGATGGCAGGAGCAGATCGGTATGTACGGTAGCCTGATTCTTAAAAAACGGTCTGATGATAAATCTTTCCGGAAAGGAATAGACGATCTGCCGGCTATTCCAATTATTTTAAGTGAGTGGACAAATTATAATCCCCATCATATCCAGCGTATGCTACATACCGCCAACGACTGGTCTGCCATCAAAAAGGGAGCGACGCAGTCCTATGCCGAAGCCATAAAAGCAGGAAAGTTCAAGACCAAAATCACCAACGAATGGAAGCGCCAGCTGGCCATGGATGTGAGCGATGTATATTATGACCGGGTATTGATAAATGGTGCGCACACCAGCGACCTACGGGAAGTTGACGGAAGGAAACTGAAGGCTGGAGACAAGGTACGCTTACAGATTTCCAATGGTGGTGCCTCTTCTTATTTTTGGTTGCGGTATGCCGGAGGGAAAATAACAGTTGTGGCCAATGATGGCAACGATGTCGTACCGGTGGAGGTAGACCGGTTACTGATAGCCGTATCCGAAACCTATGACGTGGTGCTTACTATTCCTGATGACGGCGTGGCCTACGAGTTTATGGCGACGACGGAAGACCGTACGCAGTCCGCCAGCTATTTTGTCGGCAATGGAATCAAGCAGCTGATTTCGCCCCTCCCACGTCTCAAGTATTTTGAAGGGATGAAGATGATGAATGACATGATGAAAATGAATGGGGATCTCAACGATATGGGCATGAAGATGAGTCTCAACCAGATGGATATGAACGTCGTCATGTATCCCGAAATTACAGGAGGCGGGAACAACAAAGAGCATGCTCAGCATATGGGAATGGATCACGGTAAAATGGATAAGAATGCAGACGCTAACCGGTATGATGCAAATGCGCAGAGTGATATCGTCACATTGAACTATGCGATGTTGGAATCTCCGCAGGTTACAGAACTTCCCAAGTCATCTCCTGTGCGTGAGCTTAGGTTTGAGCTGACGGGTAATATGAACCGTTATGTCTGGAGCATGGACAACAAAATTCTTTCCGAAACCGACAAAATTCCGGTTAAGAAGGGTGAAGTGCTGCGGATCACACTCTACAACAACTCGATGATGCGGCATCCGATCCACTTGCATGGCTTCGATTTTAGACTGTTGAACGGTAAAGGAGCTAAGGCGCCTCTCAAAAATGTGGTCGATATCATGCCGATGGAGACTGACACTATCGAGTTCTTAGCCAATGAGGAAGGCGACTGGTTTTTCCACTGTCATATCCTGTATCATATGATGGCTGGTATGAATCGTGTGTTCGCCGTGGGCGATTACCAAAATCCCAATCTGCCCGATAAGGCAAAAGCGTATAAGGAATTGCAGCGCGAGAGCAATATGCTCCACTTTATGGCGCAGAACGACTTTGCCACGAACGGAAATGACGGTCAGGCTATGTTCCAAAATGCGCGCTGGCAGCTGGGTTCGGAGTGGCGGCTGGGCTACAACGACATGCATGGGTATGAAGTAGAGACGCATCTGGGACGTTTCCTCGGAAAGATGCAGTGGTTTATGCCTTTTGTTGGTTTTGATTACCGTTACCGCCGGATGGGAGAGGACACACACGAAAAGAATATTTTTGGTCAGACCAATAAAAAAGACAGTCGCAAAGCGGTGAGCTTAGGGTTTATGTATACTCTGCCGATGCTGATTAATTTTCAGGCTGAGGTGTATCACGACGGTATTGCGCGCCTGCAGCTGATGCGGGAGGATATTCCTATCTCCAGAAGAATCCGGGCGGACTTTATGGTAAATTCAGATCTGGAATATATGGCCGGACTGAACTATGTGCTGACAAAGAATATGGCTTTTAGAACCCACTATGACAGCGATATGGGATTTGGTGTGGGGCTGTCCCTAAATTACTAATAGCAGCTAAAAAAAAGCAGGGTATTCCGTAATGGCATGCCCTGCTCTTTAACTGATGAACTATTTATCTTATACCTAGAGCCGCTTAAATCATCCATTTAAATAGGCTGGCTCCCCATGAAAAGCCTGCTCCGAAAGCGGTCAGCATAACCAAATCACCAGTATTCAATTTTTTTATATTTTGCCAGATACAAAGCGGTATGGTAGCGGCAATCGTATTTCCCAGGTATTCGATATTGCTCAACGCACGATCTTCGGGGATATTCAGGCTGCGACCCACAGCATCAATGATCCGCTGATTGGCCTGATGTGGAATTAACCAGTTGATATCTTCAATTTGCAGATTGTTGCGCTGCAGTACCGTCGTGCAGGCATCACTCATCGACTGGACCGCATGTTTGAACACCGTTTTTCCGTCCTGCTTAAGAAAGCGATTACTATTGACAGGAAGTGTGCTGTCGATAGGGTATAGGGATCCTCCTGCTTCAATCTTTAAAAATTCGCGTCCTGCACCGTTACTGCAGAGATAAGCATCCATAATACCGCCTTCAATTGAAGGCTCGAGCCAAATGACGCCGGCCCCATCGCCAAACAGGATATTTGTCGTGCGATCCTTCAGATCCACATATGTACTTATATTGTCGGCACCAACGACCAGCACATTTTTGTAGCGCTGTGTTTCGACAAGAGATGAAGCCATGTCCAAGGCATACAAAAATCCAGAACAAGCTGCATTGACGTCAAAAGCCCATACATTGTTTAGACCTAATTTCTCTAAAATAATATTGGCCGTAGCCGGCATAGGCATATCCGGGGTTGAAGTAGCGACAATAAGTGCATCTACGTCCCGTAAATCCTTGTTATATTTTTGTGCTAAATCCTGAATGGCCCTGACCGCCATATCCGATGTGGCAAGATTTTCATCTAAGATCCTCCGCTCCTTAATTCCTGTACGTTTGATGATCCACTCATCGGACGTGTCACAAAACTGCTCTAAATCGGTATTCGATCTTTTGTTCGGTGGGATATATCCACCAATAGCAGTTATTGCGGCATACGGCCTGCTCGGTATTCTTTCAATCATAAAATAATGTACTCTTTTCTCTCTTTTATACAGCCCAATCTAAAAAAAAGTAGCGGGCTTCAATTTTTGCGCCGTAAAACTACGGTTAATTTGATGAACAAAAAGCTCAAAACAGCCGTTTTTTACAAAATAATTACGTTACTGCATTATTTTTGACTGAATTGGGTTTCTTGACTATACTATTCTTTCAATTGGTCATATGATACCAAAATTATATATGGTTCGTTGTCTTTATTTCGAAATTTTAATTTTTAGGGTCTAGTCAAAATGGAGAAACGGTCTACGACATTTGACCAAGCTTCCCGTCAGGACCTAACTAATCCGGGCATGTTTTAGAATCTGTGCCAATTCGCTGATGCCTTCTTCGATCAGTTCTTCTGAAAGTGATCCATAGCCCAAACGCAGTCCTCCGTAGCTATCGCTTTTACCATAGTTGTCGGGGTGTGGAATCTGTATCGATTTCCGCTTTAGCTTTTTAAATAGTAATGTCCAATCTACCTGATGTTTGAAGGATAGCCATACTGCGAGTCCACCTTCAGGAATATGGACGTGGACATGATCCTGCAGATGTTCTTCGAGCAAGCGAACCATAAGATCGCGCTTTTGCCGATAATGATCTGTCGCTTTTCGTATATGCCGTCGTATTGTTCCGTCCCGAATAAGTTCCAGTATAGCCTGCTCCATAATATTATCGCCTTGTATGTCAATAAGGTAACGTAAAGCAGCTATATTGCGTAATAATTGTTCGCTCTTACTGACGAGATAACCGATACGGAGCGCAGGAGCTACCACTTTGCTCAAAGTCCCGATATAGATAGAATGCTGTAGAACGGGTGAAGCAGCCAAGGGGAATACGGGGGGCTGCTCAAAATTAAATTCATAGTCGTAGTCATCTTCGATAATCGTAAATCCAAAAGCGTTGGAGAGCTGGATGAGTTGCGACCGCCGATGTGAGCTGAGGGTTACGGTCGTTGGATACTGGCGATGGGGAGTCAGATATAAGGCTTTGACATTTGTTGCCGCAGTGAGATGAGGAAGGATCTCGTCTACAAGGATGCCGTCTGCATCAACAGGGATTTCAATGAGCCGCGCGCCCCGATGCTCGAAGATCTTCCAGGCCGTACAGTATCCCGGCGATTCGACCAAGATGCTATCTCCGGGCTCAAGCAGACACTGAGCAATAAGGTACATGGCCATCTGGCTACCCCGGGTGACACAAAGATGGTCTTTGGTAACACGCATATCGCGTTCCTGGTTCAGCATATCGGCAATGGCCTGACGGAAATCAGCATGCCCGCATGGTTCGGCGTAGCCCATCATTTTCCAGCGTGCACTTCGTTTGAAGATCTGGCGATATGCTCGCGCAAGCTGGTCTATAGGCGCAATTCTGGTGTCCGGATTGCCATCATCGAACACAATACGTAGGTGAGACTGCGGAGTATCCGCCGTTCCGTCCACTGTTGATCCTGAGTACAGAGGGGGCAGCTCTTTGGCGACAAAAATGCCACGCCGCTGCTGACTCTCCAGCCAGCCTTCGCTAAGAAGCAATTGTAGGGCTTCGACCACTGTGTTACGGTTTACACCCAACTGAGTGGCTAGTGCCCGGCTACTCGGCAGAGCGGTGCCGCTGCTCAGCCGGCCAGATTGTATATCAGCAGAAATGCTCGCTGCTATCTGTAAATAAATCGCCTTTGCGGAGTGTCGGTCAATGGTTATGGTCAAATTCCAGGGTCTAAGCATGGGTCGTTCTTTTGGGTTACTGTTCCAAATATACAATTGTTCTTTACGATTAAAGACGATTTCGTCTTTTCTGCTATCTTGGACTGGTTATTTAAAATCATCCTGGACTGGAAAAATAGGCAAATTTAAGCCCATATTAGCTTTGTACTAAAACTACCCTTCGATGAAACCGTTTCCGATATTTGAAAAGATCAACATCC from the Sphingobacterium thalpophilum genome contains:
- the pdxR gene encoding MocR-like pyridoxine biosynthesis transcription factor PdxR, whose translation is MLRPWNLTITIDRHSAKAIYLQIAASISADIQSGRLSSGTALPSSRALATQLGVNRNTVVEALQLLLSEGWLESQQRRGIFVAKELPPLYSGSTVDGTADTPQSHLRIVFDDGNPDTRIAPIDQLARAYRQIFKRSARWKMMGYAEPCGHADFRQAIADMLNQERDMRVTKDHLCVTRGSQMAMYLIAQCLLEPGDSILVESPGYCTAWKIFEHRGARLIEIPVDADGILVDEILPHLTAATNVKALYLTPHRQYPTTVTLSSHRRSQLIQLSNAFGFTIIEDDYDYEFNFEQPPVFPLAASPVLQHSIYIGTLSKVVAPALRIGYLVSKSEQLLRNIAALRYLIDIQGDNIMEQAILELIRDGTIRRHIRKATDHYRQKRDLMVRLLEEHLQDHVHVHIPEGGLAVWLSFKHQVDWTLLFKKLKRKSIQIPHPDNYGKSDSYGGLRLGYGSLSEELIEEGISELAQILKHARIS
- a CDS encoding DUF3347 domain-containing protein, translated to MKSISFIGLVILGVLSDTYTQAQIKHAKTETVKISGNSPSVKTVIEREGGERKIAKVDWNQATKMATITYDASKTDADDVLKRIALAGFDNERFLAPDDAYANLPEEEQYLRVFKPASTQHGQHSGHSMQSTASHSGHAEKTEAVFTVVQRTTMSQLASHYFALKDGLVKTDAQTAAAQALNLQQAVKAVDMNKLSREEHTVWMKVMNSLAADAAAIAKTKDVAKQRMAFATLSQAMYQLLKVSHLQAPVYYQHCPMFNDGKGGNWLTKEKAVKNPFFGSQMMSCGSTVETLN
- a CDS encoding beta-ketoacyl-ACP synthase III gives rise to the protein MIERIPSRPYAAITAIGGYIPPNKRSNTDLEQFCDTSDEWIIKRTGIKERRILDENLATSDMAVRAIQDLAQKYNKDLRDVDALIVATSTPDMPMPATANIILEKLGLNNVWAFDVNAACSGFLYALDMASSLVETQRYKNVLVVGADNISTYVDLKDRTTNILFGDGAGVIWLEPSIEGGIMDAYLCSNGAGREFLKIEAGGSLYPIDSTLPVNSNRFLKQDGKTVFKHAVQSMSDACTTVLQRNNLQIEDINWLIPHQANQRIIDAVGRSLNIPEDRALSNIEYLGNTIAATIPLCIWQNIKKLNTGDLVMLTAFGAGFSWGASLFKWMI
- a CDS encoding multicopper oxidase family protein, whose amino-acid sequence is MSKRNNLLILVFLFALQMTALAQKMVRHELYVRDTIVNYAGKAKRAIAVNGQIPMPTLTFTEGDTAEIVVHNELKESTSLHWHGIFLPNKEDGVPHLTQEPIKPQSTYTYRFPVIQHGTHWYHSHSGWQEQIGMYGSLILKKRSDDKSFRKGIDDLPAIPIILSEWTNYNPHHIQRMLHTANDWSAIKKGATQSYAEAIKAGKFKTKITNEWKRQLAMDVSDVYYDRVLINGAHTSDLREVDGRKLKAGDKVRLQISNGGASSYFWLRYAGGKITVVANDGNDVVPVEVDRLLIAVSETYDVVLTIPDDGVAYEFMATTEDRTQSASYFVGNGIKQLISPLPRLKYFEGMKMMNDMMKMNGDLNDMGMKMSLNQMDMNVVMYPEITGGGNNKEHAQHMGMDHGKMDKNADANRYDANAQSDIVTLNYAMLESPQVTELPKSSPVRELRFELTGNMNRYVWSMDNKILSETDKIPVKKGEVLRITLYNNSMMRHPIHLHGFDFRLLNGKGAKAPLKNVVDIMPMETDTIEFLANEEGDWFFHCHILYHMMAGMNRVFAVGDYQNPNLPDKAKAYKELQRESNMLHFMAQNDFATNGNDGQAMFQNARWQLGSEWRLGYNDMHGYEVETHLGRFLGKMQWFMPFVGFDYRYRRMGEDTHEKNIFGQTNKKDSRKAVSLGFMYTLPMLINFQAEVYHDGIARLQLMREDIPISRRIRADFMVNSDLEYMAGLNYVLTKNMAFRTHYDSDMGFGVGLSLNY
- a CDS encoding SRPBCC domain-containing protein; this encodes MEKINIQTSINVRVETIWNAYTSAEDIMQWNHAAEDWHCTSSTNDLRIGGKFKNHMEAKDGSAGFDFVGTYTALDPFKRIAYDMADGRHVEIHFDSKKSSTDVSIIFDAESENPIEMQREGWRAILNNFKSYVEKTYGILP
- a CDS encoding alpha/beta hydrolase → MSIRLFFILFLLISQGCALAQNYQTIENISYCKNADTDAYKKERCKLDLYIPKGKKGFSTIVWFHGGGLEEGNKFIPLELKEKGVAVVAVNYRLSPRAKAPSYIEDAAEAVAWTFSHISSYGGDPGKIYISGHSAGGYLALMVGLDSSYLQPYGIANSRIKGLAPISGQTNTHYTIKKERGQSMVIPQIDEYAPISHARKNAPPILLITGDERLELPARYEENAHLAAILKQTGHTNTVLYKLQGFDHGGVYAPGCLLMLKWIKEQEK